GCGCGTGGGGCCGGCGCGATGGCGACCACGGCTGCCGAGCGTGCCGCGAGCCTGCTCGACACCGATGCGGAGTCGGCGGCCCTGAGCCTGGCGATGACGCCGATCGACCGTGGCGTCGCGACCCGGCTGTCGCTCGGCGCGGGGGTGGTTCGGGCACTGGCGACGCTCGCCGGACAGGCAGCCGCGGCCGGTGGTGGCCTGCCGCTGCCGGCTGGAGCCCCCGGACGCTGACCGCCGCTCGCGGCGGATCGAGCGCAACGCACCGCGCGACGTGCCCGGTCCGCTCCTCGAGGAACCCCACGATGGCGACCTCCAACGGGGCCGCGCAGCCGGCCACTCCCACCGTTCGCCGCTCGATCGGCGGCGTCTCCGTGGCCGACATGGCGGCGCGGCACGGCACGCCCCTGTATGCCTACGACGCAGCGACGATCCGCCGCCGCTGCCACGACCTGGCAGCCTGGGACACCGTCCGCTTCGCGCAGAAGGCCTGCTCCAATCTCGCGGTGCTCGATCTCGTGCGGCGCGCCGGAGTGCTCGTCGACGCCGTCAGCGCCGGGGAGATCCATCGGGCCCTCGCGGCCGGCTACGCCCCGCGGCACGCGCCGCCGGGCGGTGACGGTCTCGCCCCCGCCCACCCGATCGTCTACACGGCCGACATCTTCGACCGCGACAGCCTCGACGCCGTCGTCCGCCACGGCATCCACTGCAACTGCGGGTCAGCCGACATGCTCGAGCAGCTGGCGGCCCGGTCGCCAGGAGCGGAGGTGACGCTGCGGGTGAACCCCGGCTTCGGCCACGGGCACAGCCAGAAGACCAACACCGGTGGCGAGGGGTCGAAGCACGGCATCTGGCACGAGGAGGTGCCCGACGCCCTCCGCCGCGCCGAGTGGGCGGGCCTGGCGGTGACCGGCCTCCACATGCACATCGGGAGCGGCACCGATCTTGCCCACCTCGCCGAGGTCGCCGGAGCGCTCGAGCGGGTCGCCGGGGAGGTCGGTAGGTCGCTGACCACGATCAGCGCCGGTGGCGGCCTGCCGGTGCCCTACCGGCCCGGCGAGGTGCACGCCGACCTCGGCGGCTACCACCGCCTCTGGGATGCGACCCGCCGGCGCCTCGAGGACCGGTTCGGTCACCGCATCCGCCTCGAATTGGAACCGGGGCGCTACCTCACCGCCGAAGCGGGATTCCTCGTCACCGAAATCCGCGCCGTGAAGCGGCAGGGCAGCCGCACCTACCTCCTCGTCGATGCCGGTTTCAACACGCTCGCGCGCCCGGTGATGTACGGCGCCTACCACCCGATGAGCCTCTGCCCGGCCGACCCGACCCTGCCCGAGGGCCCGGTCGCGCGGGGAGCCGAGGTCGCCGTGGGGGGGCCACTGTGCGAGTCCGGAGACATCTTCACGCAGACCGACGGCGGCTTCGTCGCCACGCGTGTGCTGCCCGAGGCGGCCGTCGGCGACCTTTTGGTGATCGAGGTCGCGGGGGCCTACGGCTTCGTGATGGCCAGCAACTACAACTCCAAGCCCCTCCCCGCCGAGGTCCTCGTCGACGGGGGCGCCGCACGGCTCGTCCGGACGCGGCAGACGGCTGACGACCTGATCCGCGGCGAGACGGTAGAGCCGTCCGTGGACAAATCCTTCCCACCCGGCGGGTTTGGTCGCGTCGGTCGTGCCGGCTAGAATCGGCTGGCGAAAGTTCTCACTCACCCCAGCCGATCGACACCACCATGGCCAAGGCCGGACCCCGGAAGAAACTGCCGAAAGAACTGGCAGTCATCAACGCCGACAACTGCACCGGCTGCGAAAGCTGCCTGGAAGTCTGTCCTGTCGATTGCATCGTCAAGGTCCAGCAATACGACAACTTCCACAACCTGCAGAGTTGGTGCGAGATCGACATCGAGCGCTGCGTCGGCTGCGAGGTCTGCGTCCACATTCCGGGGAAGAAGTCGAACCCCTACGACCTCAAGGTCTGCCCCTGGGACGCGATCGAGATGGTGCCGACCGAGACCGTCGCCCAGGTCGTCGCCCAAATCGGCGGGCCGCCTGAATACGTCGACGCCAACTGGGACCGCCTCGTCGGGACGGCGCAGCGCCTTGCCGAAATGAAGGTCGCCGCCGGGTGAGCGGCCCGCGTTCCACCGCCCACGGGTGGTGCTGGCCGTCGCTCGTCCCCCCCCGCGTCTGCACACGCTCGGCGAAGTGCCGTCGGTGCTGCCCCGTCGCGGCCAGTTGACGCGCCCCCGTGTGCCGGCCTAAAACGATACACACGTACACCACCGGACTTCGTCGCGCATGGACGATCCCACATCCCCGCAGCCATCCGCCGGCGCAGCGCCGAGCGGCATTCCCCGGGCGGCCGCCGGCGACGACAGCGGCGACCTGCGGGATCACGTCCGCTTGGCGAGTGTGCCCGGCATCGGTCCCCGGCTGCGGAGGCTGCTGCTCGAGCGTTTCGGGTCGCCGACGGCGATCCTGGCCGCACGCCCTCTCGAGCTCCAGGGAGTCGGGCGCATCAGCCGGAAGCTGGCCCGCGAGATCGGGCAGTTGGCCAACGACGTCGACGTCGATCGCCTGCTCGAATCGTGTCGCGAGCGCGGCGTGCGGATCATCGCCGAAACCAGCCCCGACTATCCGAGGCTGCTGTCGCGGATCGCCGACCCTCCGGGGCTGCTGTTCGTGCGCGGTGGATTCGTCCCGTGCGATGCCCTCGCGGTCGCGATCGTCGGCAGCCGGCATGCCACCGACTACGGCCTCCGCGTCGCGGGGCAGCTCGCCGGCGGGCTGGCCCGGGCCGGATACACCGTCGTCAGCGGGCTGGCCCGCGGGATCGACGCGGCCGCCCACCGTGGCGCGCTGGCGGCCGGCGGCCGGACGATCGCCGTCCTCGGCAGCGGCGTCCTCAACGTCTACCCCCCCGAACATGACGGCCTGGCCGACGAGGTCGTCTCCCACGGGGCACTGGTGAGCGAACAGCCCCCGTTCGCCGAGCCCTTTGCTGCCGCGTTTCCCCAGCGGAACCGGATCGTCTCCGGCCTCACCCTCGGAACGGTCGTCGTCCAGGCGTCGGATCGCTCCGGGGCGTTGATCACGGCACGGTTGGCGGGGGAACAGGGGCGCGAAGTGTTCGCCGTGCCGGGCCCGATCGATTGCCGGATGTCGCGGGGCTGCCACGAATTGATCCGCGACGGGGTCGCGCTGGTGGGTGGCGTCGACGACATCCTCACCGGTCTCGGGCCGCTGTTCGAGACCGCCACGTCGGCCGACGGCACGGCGGTCGAGACCCCGGCCGAGCTGGTGCTCGACGAACGGGAGCGGGCGGTGCTCGCGGCGATCGCTCCGGCGGGTGTACGCGGCAGCGATCCACCGCTCGTCGACGACGTCGTCGATGCCACCGGCCTGCAGGCCTCGCAGGTGTTGGCGACGATCGGCGTCCTCGAGATGCGCCGGCTCGTGCGGCGTCTTCCGGGCAACCGCGTCGCCCGGTCGTGAGCGGCGGGCTTGGACGCCCCGAGCCCGGGCCCGTACACTGTCTCGATGGATACCGCACTTCACACCCGCGCCAGCTCGATCCGGGCCCGATTGCTCCAACTCCGAGACTCCCTTTGACTGGGAGGGGCGCAAGCGATCCGCCGCGCGGATCGAACAGGCGATGGGCGAGCCCGGTTTCTGGGACGACAATGCTCGCGCCCAGGCGACCGTCGCCGAATTGAAGACCGTCAATTCGATCCTCAAACCGCTCGAGGATGCCCTCGCCGTCGCGGCCGACCTCGAGGCCCTCGAGGAATTGGCGCGCGAGGAGCAGAGCCTCGAGCCCGACCTGGCGGCCGAGGCCGACCGTCTCGAGAAGCTCGTCGACGCCCTCGAGCTCAGCAGCCTGCTGTCGGGCACGCACGACGGCGCCGACGCGATCGTCTCGATCAACGCCCGCGACGGTGGCACCGACGCCAACGACTGGGCCGAGATGCTCCTGCGCATGTATTCGTCGTGGGCCGCGCGGCGCGACTTTTCGATCGAGCTGCTCGACCGCCAGGACGACGCCGTCGCCGGGATCCAGAGTGCGACGATCGCGATCCGCGGCCCCTGGGCCTACGGCCACCTCAGAGGGGAGACGGGGATCCACCGCCTCGTGCGGATCAGCCCGTTCAACGCCGAAGGCAAGCGGCAGACGAGCTTCGCGGCGGTCGACGTCGCCCCGGAGATCGCCGACGACGACGCCGACATCGAGCTCCGTGACGAGGACATCCGCGAAGACGTCTTCCGTGCCAGCGGGGCCGGTGGCCAGCACGTCAACAAGACGTCGAGCGCCATCCGCCTGACCCACTTCCCGACCGGGATCGTCGTCCAGTGCCAGAGCGAACGGAGCCAGCACAAGAACCGCGCGACGGCGATCAAGATGCTGCGGTCGCGCATCGCACGGCTCGAGGAGGAGAAGCGCGAGGCCGAGCAGCTCGCGCGCTACAAGCAGCAGCCGAAGACCGGGTTCGGCTCGCAGATCCGCAACTATTTCCTCCACCCTGACCAACGGGTGAAGGACCAGCGGACGGGCCACTACGTCGGCAACTTCCAGAGCGTCCTCGACGGCAACATCGACGGTTTTCTCGACGCCTATCTCCGCTGGAAGGCGTCGGGATCGGCGCCGGCTGCAGCCGCCGACGAGGCGTGATCGGCATCGGCCGTCGGGCTCCGCCCCCGCTCCTGCTGGACGGGGCCGCCGGACGTGGCTAGCATGCAAGCGGTTAACATTTCCGGTCCCGAAGGAGTCCCATGGCGGAAAAAGAACAGGCACTCGAGGTCGAGGGCGTCGTCATGCAGGCCCTCGCCAACACGCGCTTCCGCGTCCAGATCAGCGGCGGGCATGTCGTCAACGCCCATGTCGCCGGCAAGATGCGGAAGAACTTCATCCGGATCGTTCCCGGGGACAAGGTCAAGGTCGAACTCTCCCCCTACGATCTCACCAAGGGGCGGATCACGTTCCGCGAGCGGTGATTCGCGACGGCAGCGAGCCCTCCCAGGCGAGCACGGATCCGCAACCGGCCGCGAGCATCGACGGCGCATCGATGACTGATCCGGTCGGTGTTGTCCGGAGCGGCTGACGGCCGTCACGACGCGGGCGGTGGCCGGTCGCCATCGGCAGCTTCCGTCCCCGATCGGTCGCCGGACTCGGCCGTGGGCGGCGACTCCTGCCCGTGCGGCTCGGGGTGTCCTGCCCGCAGAGCACCGATCGCTCCCCCCGCGACAGGCCCATCGGCGGCAGTCGTCGCCGCGTCGCTCGGGCCGGGCCGCTCGGGCTGTCGGTCGTCGTCGTGCGTGGGCCGATGGGCAGTGACATCGGCAGGACCGGAATCCCGATCCGCCTCGGGTGTCGGCGCGGCGGTATCGAAGAACTGTTTCAAATCGCCGAACGTCCGCAGTGGTTCGCGCCCCTGGCGCATCGCATCGGTGAGAGGGCGCGATTCCCTGCTCGACCGCGATTCGTAGACCCGCCGCGGCGGATCGACGGGGAGCGCGGTATCGCGACCACCGAGTTGTGGACGGCGTGGCGGCGCTGCCGGGGGCGGGTCACGCTGCTGCCGACGGCCTGCTCCCGCCGCACGGTCGCCGCCGTGCTGCCCCCCCGCCGGACGCGGAGCACCGCCACGCCCGGAAGGCCTCGGCTGGGGCGCCGCGCCCGCGGCTGCCTCGCCGCCGCCGGGCCGAACGCCTGCGCTGTTCGCCCGCGGGGGACTCCCCGAGCGAGCGCCACGCTGCCCTCCCTGCCCAGGGTCGCGGTCGCCGCGGCCGGCAGCGGGATGCCGGTCCGGGTTCCTGGGGCCGGGTGGCGGGCCGGGTGGGATCATCGTCAGGCTCACCCGCCGCCGCGCCTTGTCGATCTCCAGGACCCAAACCTTGACGATCTGCCCCACCGAGACGAGATCGTGGGGATCGCGCACGAAGCGCCGCGACAGCTGGCTGACATGGACCATCCCGCTGTCGTGCATGCCGATGTCGACGAACACACCGAAGTCGACGACGTTGAGGACCGAGCCGAGCAGTTCCATGCCGACCTGCAGATCCTCGAGCTTGAGCACGCCCTTTTTGAAGAACGGCGGCGGCAGGTCTTCGCGCGGGTCACGCCCGGGCCGCGACAGCTGGTCGACGATGTCCGCCAGCAACAGCCGCCCGACCCCCAGCTCCCCGGCGAGGGCCGGAAGGTCGACGGTCCCGGCCTTCTCGGCGAGTGCCGCCGTCGACTGGCGGTTCGTCAGGTCCTCCGAGCGCCCGCCGAGGCGGTCGAGGACCTGGGCGGCGACCGGGTAGCTCTCGGGGTGGATCCAAGTCGCGTCGAGCGGGTTCTCCCCACCGACGATCTTGAGGAACCCGACCGCCTGGACGAACGCCGCCTCGCCGAACCCCGGAACCTCGAGGAATTGCCGCCGCGACGTGAACGGGCCGTTCTTGGTACGCCATTCGACGAAGCCGCGGGCGGTGGTCTGGTTGAGGCCCGAGACGCGCCGGAGGAGCGCGGGACTGGCCGTGTTGACGTCGACGCCGACGAAATTCACGCAGCTCTCGACGACCGCCTCGAGCGATGCATGCAGGTGGCGTGCCTTGACGTCGTGCTGGTAGAGTCCGACGCCGATGTTGGCCGGCTCGATCTTCACCAACTCCGAGAGCGGATCCTGGAGCCGGCGCCCAATCGAGATCGCTCCGCGAACCGCCGCCTCGTGGCCGGGCAACTCCTCGCGGGCGTACGGGCTGGTCGAATAGACGCTCGCACCGGCTTCGTTGACGATCACGTAGCCGACGTCGCAGGCCGCCAGTTCCCCGGCTACGAGCTCGGCGACGAGCGTCTCGACGGCACGCCCCGCGGTCCCGTTGCCGACGGCGATCACGCTGCAGCCGTGCGCCTTGACCATCTCGGTCAACTTCGCCGCGGCCGCCGCCCGCTTCTCCGCCTTGCCGATGATGTGGAGCACCGCATGCTCCAGTGGGCTTCCGCACTCGTCGATCGCGACGGCCTTGCAGCCGCTCTTGAAGCCGGGATCGAGCGCGAGCACGCGCCGCCCACCGACCGGTGGTTGGAGGAGGAGATTGCGCAGATTGCGGGCAAACACCTCGACGGCGTGCGCTTCGCAGACGTCGGTCATCTCGCGACGGATCTCGCGTTCCAGGCTCGGCATCACCAGCCGCGTCACGGCGTCGCGGACGCAGCCGCGCAGGAACACCGCATGGGGATGCTCGGCGGGAACGAGCAGCGACTCGGCCGCGCCCTGCATCTCCTCCACCGGGCCCTCGATCCGTACCTTGAGGAGTCGGGCACGCTCACCCCGGTTGATGGCGAGCACACGGTGCGGTGGCACCCGTTGCACTTGCTCGGAGAACGCGAAGTAGTCACGGTAGTGCTTCTCGTCCTTCGACTGCGCCTTGGCAGGGCTCTCGACGCGTTGGCTGGTGAGATTCCCCTTCTCGGCGAGGGTCGCCCGGAGCAGCTGGCGGAGGTCGGCCCGCTCGCTGTACTCCGCCGCGATGATGTGGCCGACCCCGAGCAGCGCGTCGGCGGCGGTCGCGACCTGCCCATCGGCATCGACGAAGTCCACCGCGCGCCGGTCGAGATCGACGGCGGCCGGATCGGCGGCGACGATCTCGTGCGCCAGCGGCTCGAGGCGGCGCTGCCGGGCAATCTCGGCCAACGACAACTTGCGGGGCTTGAACGGGAGGTAGATGTCCTCGAGTTGTTTGGCGGTCTCCGCAGCCTCGATCCGCGACTGCAACTCGGGTGACAGTTTCCCCTGGCCCCCGATCGAGCGGAGGATCGTCTGCTTCCGATCGGCGAGATGGCGCGTCCGGGTGACGGCATCGGCGATCCGCCGGATCGCCACCTCGTCGAGCCCCGCCGTCTGGTCACGCCGGTAGCGCGTGATGAACGGGATGGTGTTCCCTTCGTCGAGGAGCGCGACGACCGTCTCGACGCCCGCGGCGGGGAGATCGAGTCGCCGGGCGATCGGCCCGAGATCGATGACCGTTGGGGATGCCATCCAACTCACGCGACCGGGCGACAGCACCCGCGACCGTGCGACTCCACGGGATCAGCCCCACCGCCAAACAAGCGGGCGGAAACGGGACTGCGGCGAACACCGGGAATCTAGGGTGTCTGCCGAGGGGGTGTCAAACCGGTCGTTCCGATGGAGTGGTGGGGATGGCCGAGTTGGGTGCCGTGCCGCGAAGCTGCCGCCACGGCTCGCGGCGCGGCTGCCCTTGACCGCCGCCGACCCGGTTTCCTATTTCCCGCCATTCCGCCCGGCACCGAGCTCCCGACGACGAACAAACAGTGCCCGAACGTCGGCATCGGCCGATTGTCTGGAGCGAACGCGCGGTCGGCGACGATTGTGACCGCAGCCCAGGTCGCCATGGCGCGGCCCCCGTTCCCGCGAAAGGTTCCCATGAGCCAGTCGTCCC
This sequence is a window from Planctomycetota bacterium. Protein-coding genes within it:
- the lysA gene encoding diaminopimelate decarboxylase → MATSNGAAQPATPTVRRSIGGVSVADMAARHGTPLYAYDAATIRRRCHDLAAWDTVRFAQKACSNLAVLDLVRRAGVLVDAVSAGEIHRALAAGYAPRHAPPGGDGLAPAHPIVYTADIFDRDSLDAVVRHGIHCNCGSADMLEQLAARSPGAEVTLRVNPGFGHGHSQKTNTGGEGSKHGIWHEEVPDALRRAEWAGLAVTGLHMHIGSGTDLAHLAEVAGALERVAGEVGRSLTTISAGGGLPVPYRPGEVHADLGGYHRLWDATRRRLEDRFGHRIRLELEPGRYLTAEAGFLVTEIRAVKRQGSRTYLLVDAGFNTLARPVMYGAYHPMSLCPADPTLPEGPVARGAEVAVGGPLCESGDIFTQTDGGFVATRVLPEAAVGDLLVIEVAGAYGFVMASNYNSKPLPAEVLVDGGAARLVRTRQTADDLIRGETVEPSVDKSFPPGGFGRVGRAG
- a CDS encoding 4Fe-4S dicluster domain-containing protein, giving the protein MAKAGPRKKLPKELAVINADNCTGCESCLEVCPVDCIVKVQQYDNFHNLQSWCEIDIERCVGCEVCVHIPGKKSNPYDLKVCPWDAIEMVPTETVAQVVAQIGGPPEYVDANWDRLVGTAQRLAEMKVAAG
- the dprA gene encoding DNA-protecting protein DprA, which produces MDDPTSPQPSAGAAPSGIPRAAAGDDSGDLRDHVRLASVPGIGPRLRRLLLERFGSPTAILAARPLELQGVGRISRKLAREIGQLANDVDVDRLLESCRERGVRIIAETSPDYPRLLSRIADPPGLLFVRGGFVPCDALAVAIVGSRHATDYGLRVAGQLAGGLARAGYTVVSGLARGIDAAAHRGALAAGGRTIAVLGSGVLNVYPPEHDGLADEVVSHGALVSEQPPFAEPFAAAFPQRNRIVSGLTLGTVVVQASDRSGALITARLAGEQGREVFAVPGPIDCRMSRGCHELIRDGVALVGGVDDILTGLGPLFETATSADGTAVETPAELVLDERERAVLAAIAPAGVRGSDPPLVDDVVDATGLQASQVLATIGVLEMRRLVRRLPGNRVARS
- a CDS encoding peptide chain release factor 2, with amino-acid sequence MPPACRPRRCWRRSASSRCAGSCGVFRATASPGRERRAWTPRARARTLSRWIPHFTPAPARSGPDCSNSETPFDWEGRKRSAARIEQAMGEPGFWDDNARAQATVAELKTVNSILKPLEDALAVAADLEALEELAREEQSLEPDLAAEADRLEKLVDALELSSLLSGTHDGADAIVSINARDGGTDANDWAEMLLRMYSSWAARRDFSIELLDRQDDAVAGIQSATIAIRGPWAYGHLRGETGIHRLVRISPFNAEGKRQTSFAAVDVAPEIADDDADIELRDEDIREDVFRASGAGGQHVNKTSSAIRLTHFPTGIVVQCQSERSQHKNRATAIKMLRSRIARLEEEKREAEQLARYKQQPKTGFGSQIRNYFLHPDQRVKDQRTGHYVGNFQSVLDGNIDGFLDAYLRWKASGSAPAAAADEA
- the infA gene encoding translation initiation factor IF-1, producing MAEKEQALEVEGVVMQALANTRFRVQISGGHVVNAHVAGKMRKNFIRIVPGDKVKVELSPYDLTKGRITFRER
- a CDS encoding S1 RNA-binding domain-containing protein, with the protein product MASPTVIDLGPIARRLDLPAAGVETVVALLDEGNTIPFITRYRRDQTAGLDEVAIRRIADAVTRTRHLADRKQTILRSIGGQGKLSPELQSRIEAAETAKQLEDIYLPFKPRKLSLAEIARQRRLEPLAHEIVAADPAAVDLDRRAVDFVDADGQVATAADALLGVGHIIAAEYSERADLRQLLRATLAEKGNLTSQRVESPAKAQSKDEKHYRDYFAFSEQVQRVPPHRVLAINRGERARLLKVRIEGPVEEMQGAAESLLVPAEHPHAVFLRGCVRDAVTRLVMPSLEREIRREMTDVCEAHAVEVFARNLRNLLLQPPVGGRRVLALDPGFKSGCKAVAIDECGSPLEHAVLHIIGKAEKRAAAAAKLTEMVKAHGCSVIAVGNGTAGRAVETLVAELVAGELAACDVGYVIVNEAGASVYSTSPYAREELPGHEAAVRGAISIGRRLQDPLSELVKIEPANIGVGLYQHDVKARHLHASLEAVVESCVNFVGVDVNTASPALLRRVSGLNQTTARGFVEWRTKNGPFTSRRQFLEVPGFGEAAFVQAVGFLKIVGGENPLDATWIHPESYPVAAQVLDRLGGRSEDLTNRQSTAALAEKAGTVDLPALAGELGVGRLLLADIVDQLSRPGRDPREDLPPPFFKKGVLKLEDLQVGMELLGSVLNVVDFGVFVDIGMHDSGMVHVSQLSRRFVRDPHDLVSVGQIVKVWVLEIDKARRRVSLTMIPPGPPPGPRNPDRHPAAGRGDRDPGQGGQRGARSGSPPRANSAGVRPGGGEAAAGAAPQPRPSGRGGAPRPAGGQHGGDRAAGAGRRQQRDPPPAAPPRRPQLGGRDTALPVDPPRRVYESRSSRESRPLTDAMRQGREPLRTFGDLKQFFDTAAPTPEADRDSGPADVTAHRPTHDDDRQPERPGPSDAATTAADGPVAGGAIGALRAGHPEPHGQESPPTAESGDRSGTEAADGDRPPPAS